The genomic window CGGTTCGGTGTAAGACAGGCATTTTCTGTTGCATTTTGTCTGCAAACCCTCATTAGCAACACCTTCTCCTCCTATGACCATCATCTCTGGTTTGGACTTGGTGCGAGGGCAAACGGCCATGCAATGTTGAAAGAGTCCTTCAAAGGGGTTGCAAAATGCCTCACAGAAGGgattgtgttcttcttcttgtcgtccacttgtctctttctctatctccatcATCAACAGTTCATTGCACTTATCTTCacactctttcttcttgttgtggATATCATGTTTACAGTTGTGCTTGCACTGTTCCACCACCAAATCTTCTACTGCACTTGACACTGTTGCACTTTCCAACACCAGAATAGCCCAAATCAGTGAGATGACTACTACCTTTGCTTTTGTTGGTATCATGCCTCTAGTCATGTTTTATAGATGTAATAGGTTATGATGataatttttgtgttataCTATATAGAGGGGTTGGTTAGTGACATGCAAGATTCTACAGGTGTTACGGGTACGTGTAGGTCAAGATTCTCCTATCATCCACTTGGACATCATGCTTTAGCCTGTGCATAGACGTGTCCAAATCCAACATAAGgaaactccaaaaaaataaaaagaagagaggagacAAGTTCCAATGACTTCAATTGATCCTTGCATTGAATTTGAGATGGTTTAAGGCAGgtgtctttttctcttcatttgTCTAATGGGTTCATTCACACACAAAATAGTTTCAGTGGTTTTGCAAGCTATATGTATAATCTCAAATTAGGCAAGGAATAAACTTATCATGTCATGGATAATGTAATGAGAGGAATAATTTTCCTCTCATATCTGTTATAATTTCCTTAGCATGATTTGATTCCCAATCTGCTTATAAATCATGGTAAGTGCACAACGAACCTATACATCACTTTACGTGTCTTAGCTTTGAAAAGAGGTTCTTGATAATCacataaattttgatattatacaataaaaaaaatatatttcagaaTACAAATTATACATTCATGTAACATGAAGAATGGAGGAAGTATGTGTATCGTAAAATTGAATTGATGAAAAAGCTAGATAGGAGTCTTTAAGACATATATGaggtgaagaaagaaaagagtcaAAACAGAGAGGTCATACACTCATCATGCATTTGGCTACAAGCCTTTTCGCATCTTCTCGAGTCTACTCTGAATGAAAGCATGTGATTTAGTGTTTATATCATTCAAAAGAGGCTTCGGCTGTGTCACACCACCAGCTCCAGTTTGAGCTACTGATCGCCTAACGTTTAGCTCACTCGCTAAGTTCTTCTTTGAGCCGTTACTACCATTAACCAGCATGATCACCCTATCTTTCTCCGAGCTTCTTGAGATATTGATGGGATTAGCGTTGTTATCCTCGGACTCTTCTCTTTGCTTGAAATAAATTGTGATATCAgactttgattctttcttgatCAGTTTCTTTGTCACAGACTTATCTTCCTTGTGACCCGCACCCGCCATGAGTTTAACGAACACCAACTTTAAAAGCCGCCGAAAAAACCCTCTCTTGTTGTCATCATCATTTGCTCTCTGCATCGTCTATTTGTTTACATGAATGTCTGATTATGGTGttggtttattattatatgaaaaaattagtGGGATTATGGATTTCTTTTTCCGATTGCTTTGCTTTGATTCTACGCTTTGGGGGGAAATGTGattgtctttgtcttttctATATCTAAGGAAAACAGAATTTATctagtttcttctttcataatactctttttttgttttttggtcgcttttttaactaaaaagaaatttgCTTTTGTGCAAGTTTTTCTTCCGTTGGAGCTGGAGATTCGCTTCTTTATTGAAAGATGAAGCTCCCTTATCACTGTAAATTTCGGTTGAGTGGACGAAAACTTGTAAAGATTCTTTATACActtacaagacttgttgatctaTCTATAAAAGTACTTCTCACTTatgtttttcacttttgttattGTCACGTTTCAATTCGCGTGAATCACGTGTTTTGATGATAGCTGTTGAC from Arabidopsis thaliana chromosome 3, partial sequence includes these protein-coding regions:
- a CDS encoding uncharacterized protein (unknown protein; BEST Arabidopsis thaliana protein match is: unknown protein (TAIR:AT2G48075.1); Has 30201 Blast hits to 17322 proteins in 780 species: Archae - 12; Bacteria - 1396; Metazoa - 17338; Fungi - 3422; Plants - 5037; Viruses - 0; Other Eukaryotes - 2996 (source: NCBI BLink).), with the protein product MQRANDDDNKRGFFRRLLKLVFVKLMAGAGHKEDKSVTKKLIKKESKSDITIYFKQREESEDNNANPINISRSSEKDRVIMLVNGSNGSKKNLASELNVRRSVAQTGAGGVTQPKPLLNDINTKSHAFIQSRLEKMRKGL
- a CDS encoding uncharacterized protein (unknown protein; FUNCTIONS IN: molecular_function unknown; INVOLVED IN: biological_process unknown; LOCATED IN: endomembrane system; Has 5 Blast hits to 5 proteins in 2 species: Archae - 0; Bacteria - 0; Metazoa - 0; Fungi - 0; Plants - 5; Viruses - 0; Other Eukaryotes - 0 (source: NCBI BLink).), with amino-acid sequence MTRGMIPTKAKVVVISLIWAILVLESATVSSAVEDLVVEQCKHNCKHDIHNKKKECEDKCNELLMMEIEKETSGRQEEEHNPFCEAFCNPFEGLFQHCMAVCPRTKSKPEMMVIGGEGVANEGLQTKCNRKCLSYTEPEAYKKCISGCFMSNEEVCETSCSILQEEPLTIRCMRICHERIPGVVAST